Proteins encoded in a region of the Globicephala melas chromosome 1, mGloMel1.2, whole genome shotgun sequence genome:
- the LOC115847596 gene encoding LOW QUALITY PROTEIN: major histocompatibility complex class I-related gene protein (The sequence of the model RefSeq protein was modified relative to this genomic sequence to represent the inferred CDS: inserted 2 bases in 2 codons; deleted 1 base in 1 codon; substituted 1 base at 1 genomic stop codon) encodes MVLLLPLIIALAVMHSDARFHTYQRMIGCELLEDGNTTGFLQYAYDGQDFIIFSKDTLSWIAMDNVAXITKRAWEASQHELQYQKNWLEEERIAWLKRFLEYGKGTLQRTEPPLVRVNRKEXFPGIATLYCKAHGFYPPEISTIWIKNGEEIVXEMDYGDLPPGGDWTYQTWVSVELDPQSSNLYSCHAEHGGVHVVLQGSQESETMLLAMKAVGFIVPAIVLSGVGVVAWQRKP; translated from the exons GTTTCCACACTTACCAGAGAATGATTGGCTGTGAGTTACTGGAGGATGGAAACACCACGGGGTTTCTCCAATATGCATATGACGGACAGGATTTCATTATCTTCAGTAAAGATACCCTCTCCTGGATAGCTATGGATAATGTGG ACATCACCAAGCGGGCATGGGAGGCCAGTCAGCATGAGCTACAATATCAAAAGAATTGGCTGGAAGAAGAACGTATTGCCTGGTTAAAGAGATTTCTGGAGTATGGGAAAGGTACCCTACAAAGGACAG AGCCCCCACTGGTCAGAGTAAATCGCAAAG ATTTTCCAGGGATTGCAACTCTTTACTGCAAAGCTCATGGCTTTTACCCCCCAGAAATTTCCACGATCTGGATA AAAAATGGGGAAGAAATTGTCTGAGAAATGGATTATGGAGACCTTCCTCCCGGTGGGGATTGGACCTATCAGACATGGGTGTCAGTTGAGCTGGATCCTCAGAGCAGCAACCTTTACTCCTGTCATGCGGAGCACGGCGGTGTCCACGTGGTTCTTCAGGGTTCCCAGG AATCAGAAACTATGCTTCTGGCGATGAAAGCTGTTGGGTTCATTGTCCCCGCCATTGTCCTGTCTGGAGTTGGTGTCGTAGCCTGGCAAAGGAAGCCCTGA